ATTTCTACATTATTATGGCATGAAATTGAAGAGATTGTTCTTACTGATATTATTTGTATTACCTTTCTTCCGATTCCAAGTCCTTGTCTTTTACTTGAACTAGGAAACTAGGTTGTCAGTTGTTGAGGTTTGTGCCTTGCCTCTTTCGACTTTTAGTTTTATAATAAATTCTTTTGATAATCAGGTTTGAATGCCGATTGTTGGTCTGATATAACAAGTCTCAGTTCTGTTTCCAATTTAGAGTGttaactcttttttcttttttttctcctcATGTTTTTTTAGCTCGTTTGACCAGTTTATATATGAAGATCTTCATAATTTATGTAGTTTGAAATTCTAATGGATTTGTCACATTTGGGACTTTAGATCCCAGTAGGAACGAGGAGGCATTCGTTTTTCTATGATGAACAAGCTCAAGGGTCTCATTTCTACTCCACGTCTGCCATCATCAGCAGGCAATTTCAATTGCGGTACCTTACTCCACAACGGTATGGGAAGGGACAGTCCAGAATGTGTCTTTTGTGAATCAACACACCCAGGTAATCCAATAATTTCATATCTTTTAACTGAGCATGTGTGCAAAAAAACTGAGATGTGGatgattttaggtttttaatgATGTTGTTTTCCAGGGAAATTTCAAGTAAAAGACAAGGACTTGGGGTCGGAAGACAATATGAGTAGACTCTTTAAGGTGTTTAATGAGAAAGTAAAGAGTGGCCGCAGCGCTATTATGTCGTCCGACATGACATTTAAAGAGGCTATACGTACGTGCACAGCATACGAACCCTGTAGCCACGATTTCCCTGGGAAAATGAGGTAATGAGGAAGCAAAGGGTATGTTACTTCCATCAATGTGCATCTGAACATGTTATTTGCTTACATCAGCATTTTTGGATATTAACCGACTTAACCACATTAACTGCTATAAGGTTCTAACTTGTACAAGTTCTTTGTTTAATATCTAGCTCCCAAAACTGTAGAAAAAGTTGATAGCATGCAAGGTGAAGGGGTTTATACCTGAAACCCTGGAGCTCTGTCTGAAATTATGTGGGGGTCTGGGATTACATCCCCACAACTAATCACTTAGAACAAAATCATATGTTTAAAGGTCACAGTCCTAGATTTGGTCCAGCATTTGTAGAGTTAGAAccaaattatgtttggtaagcgCATACCAGAAACGGTGTTAGAATTCGGGTTGATGTATGGGTTAGTGACCATGCAAAATTAGATGCTCAGGGTGGGAATCTGTCTACTGCACCAGTTTTTGTTAATCAGGACACGTTCATTCTAGAAACGGTGGTTTGGTCCTCTGACCATATAGTGAACAAGTAAAACCTTCActccaaaactcaattagatgGGAAGGTACTAGTGATTTTTGGGTTAGTGATTTATCGTGTCTTATGAAATGACTCTCAGAGAAAGAGTGAACCTCATTGGAAAGAAACTTGGGATTTTAAGGTGATTACTGATTCCTAAAATCCTGCCATCTATACAGAAATCTTCACAATTTGTGATATTATGTGTTCTTATGAGTCTCATTGTACCAGGTGCAGTCTTTG
Above is a genomic segment from Papaver somniferum cultivar HN1 chromosome 10, ASM357369v1, whole genome shotgun sequence containing:
- the LOC113317290 gene encoding uncharacterized protein LOC113317290; this translates as MMNKLKGLISTPRLPSSAGNFNCGTLLHNGMGRDSPECVFCESTHPGKFQVKDKDLGSEDNMSRLFKVFNEKVKSGRSAIMSSDMTFKEAIRTCTAYEPCSHDFPGKMRYQRNGEPTPWERVSKKIMERGGLGCEDAAKSCTCYGRSNERCGYQRMRRSGEATPWERLSKKIMGRGGSGSNDASQLVGNKAWCTCYARSIERNYCGIFR